One part of the Hyphomicrobiales bacterium genome encodes these proteins:
- a CDS encoding copper resistance protein CopC — MKHHLLAAALLTSLNGPVLAHSPVNSSDPADGATVQAAPETLTLMLAEPGRFMKVEVTHTTVDGSASRMMELEIPSRDMTDRMEFSGPNMGAGSYHVEWRVLGEDGHAMDGTVTYTVAPE; from the coding sequence ATGAAACATCATCTTCTTGCAGCCGCGCTGCTCACTTCACTCAATGGGCCTGTCCTGGCCCATTCACCGGTCAACAGCTCAGACCCGGCTGATGGTGCGACGGTGCAGGCAGCACCTGAAACGCTCACATTGATGCTGGCAGAACCAGGTCGCTTCATGAAGGTTGAAGTGACCCATACCACGGTGGATGGGTCCGCCAGCCGCATGATGGAGCTGGAAATTCCTAGCCGGGATATGACCGATAGGATGGAGTTTTCAGGCCCAAATATGGGCGCAGGAAGCTATCACGTGGAATGGCGGGTTCTGGGTGAGGATGGCCATGCCATGGATGGCACCGTGACCTATACCGTGGCACCCGAATAA
- a CDS encoding CopD family protein, translating into MDIGYSLWAALTESSFSLWGLMAASAKLAVYISSFLAAGLALVLVALPTQQEGIKRSLLGTIAAAVAVSVVASIWRVMVQAGRLMDDLAFMTDPEIIAISLEGPLGTSTLARLIGLAILLLGVLAPSVRTGAAVLGAACVALSFGLTGHATRDPQWALLVLITIHLLAVSFWFGALLPLYQLSKPGLDTDEAARLSHRFGRQASIIVPILIAVGGVFAYLLLGSLQAVVSTAYGQMLLLKLVIVALVLGIAALNKLRLVPAMEMQAAGAAKRFRTSLRWEALVFLMIFTATALLTTSFTVPTA; encoded by the coding sequence ATGGATATCGGCTATTCGCTTTGGGCGGCCTTAACGGAGTCGAGCTTCAGTCTTTGGGGGCTGATGGCTGCGTCAGCAAAACTGGCTGTTTACATCAGCAGTTTCCTTGCTGCCGGGCTCGCACTTGTTTTGGTCGCCCTCCCCACCCAGCAGGAAGGCATCAAGCGATCCTTGCTAGGGACAATCGCAGCCGCGGTTGCGGTTTCCGTTGTTGCGTCGATCTGGCGTGTGATGGTTCAAGCCGGGCGGCTCATGGATGATTTGGCTTTCATGACCGACCCGGAGATCATCGCCATCAGCCTGGAAGGCCCGCTTGGTACATCGACCTTGGCCAGGCTTATTGGCTTGGCGATCTTGCTGTTGGGAGTCCTTGCCCCTTCAGTGCGGACAGGTGCAGCGGTTCTGGGGGCTGCCTGCGTTGCCCTTTCATTTGGCCTTACCGGCCATGCGACGCGTGATCCGCAATGGGCGCTCTTGGTCCTGATCACCATACATCTGTTGGCCGTGAGTTTTTGGTTCGGTGCTTTGCTACCACTCTACCAACTTTCCAAACCAGGCCTCGATACGGATGAAGCGGCACGTCTGTCGCATCGGTTTGGGCGGCAGGCTTCGATCATCGTACCCATCCTCATCGCCGTTGGAGGCGTGTTTGCGTACCTGCTCTTGGGGTCGCTTCAGGCCGTCGTCTCAACGGCTTACGGTCAGATGCTTCTGCTCAAGCTTGTCATCGTGGCTTTGGTTCTCGGTATCGCGGCGTTGAATAAGCTGCGCCTTGTTCCCGCCATGGAGATGCAAGCCGCCGGGGCCGCCAAACGCTTTCGCACGTCTTTGCGATGGGAAGCCTTAGTTTTTCTCATGATCTTCACGGCCACCGCCTTGCTCACCACATCCTTCACCGTTCCAACCGCCTAG
- a CDS encoding cytochrome c yields MYLYQGLFPHRMEMDQQNPHSVQATTGEAGAPLVEVVVPELSGVAQAGREVFEVSCAACHGVNAAGQDGVAPPLVHIIYEPNHHSDQSFYQAVRYGVRAHHWRFGNMPAIEGVGQSQVGDIIAYVRELQRANGIF; encoded by the coding sequence ATGTACCTCTATCAAGGTTTGTTCCCGCACCGCATGGAGATGGATCAGCAAAATCCGCATTCTGTCCAAGCCACAACGGGCGAAGCTGGCGCGCCCCTAGTCGAGGTTGTGGTTCCAGAGCTCTCTGGTGTTGCACAAGCTGGGCGAGAGGTTTTTGAGGTTAGCTGCGCGGCGTGCCATGGCGTCAATGCAGCTGGCCAGGATGGTGTTGCTCCCCCCTTGGTACACATCATCTATGAGCCCAATCACCACAGTGACCAGTCATTTTACCAGGCAGTGCGCTACGGCGTGAGAGCGCACCATTGGCGCTTTGGCAACATGCCCGCAATCGAGGGTGTAGGCCAAAGCCAAGTCGGCGACATTATTGCCTATGTCCGCGAGTTGCAGCGTGCCAACGGCATTTTCTGA
- the cueR gene encoding Cu(I)-responsive transcriptional regulator — translation MNIGQAADRCKLPAKTIRYYEQIGLVRPSRADNGYRDYSGDDVHRLAFIGQARGLGFNIEECRQLLSLYYDKSRASADVKALATDKIVEIDCRLAEMRSLRKTLTTLVESCAGDDRPECPILDDLAKDFEREA, via the coding sequence ATGAATATCGGCCAAGCAGCTGATCGCTGCAAACTGCCGGCCAAAACCATTCGCTATTATGAGCAGATTGGTCTGGTGCGGCCATCCAGAGCCGACAATGGCTACCGCGATTATAGCGGCGACGACGTCCATCGGCTTGCTTTCATTGGACAAGCACGTGGCCTCGGCTTCAACATCGAAGAGTGTCGTCAGCTGCTCTCCCTTTACTATGACAAGTCGCGAGCTAGTGCCGACGTGAAGGCTCTGGCGACTGACAAAATCGTGGAGATCGACTGTCGTTTGGCTGAGATGCGGAGCCTGCGCAAAACCCTAACGACGCTCGTTGAAAGCTGTGCAGGAGACGACCGGCCTGAGTGTCCTATTCTCGATGATTTGGCCAAGGACTTCGAGCGTGAAGCCTAA